AGGCTTCATTCAGGTGTGCCCAGAATAAGGTTGTTGGCAGAGGGAAGCTGGAAGTTGGAAGGGAGGGCTAATTAGAAATGGGGCGTCCTTGGCCCCCATTGGCTAGGGAAGCATATTTGGCTTTCGCTGATTGGTCCTGAGTTGGAAGTGGAGGTAGAGAATGACGGTCAAAAATTAAAGAACCTGGCAGTCATTGAGCAAATCCTGACTGCCTGGGCCGGTTGCTGGGGTGAAGGCTGTAGTTTGGCTCTAGGGTTTTTTGTTGCAGAGATTGGAGGACCTGGATTTGCATGTGGACTGGCCACTGCCCCCTTTGTATGTTTCGTCTCGCAAAGGTGTGCCATAGGCATTTGGAGGGGCCTGTTATTCCTGGAATgaatatctcacacacacactcccagccCACTCTGCACCTCCTTCCCTAAGTCCTGCCACCTGGCTCCTTCCCTCATGGTCACCCTTAACCTAGACACCCAGGACAGGCACCTGGGGAGGTTTCCTCCTCCCACTCAACAGCCATCACCCAAatcctctgtcttctctctcctgaCATCTCAGGAACCCATCCTCTCTCGCCATGTCCACTGCCATGACCTTCTCTGAGGCCCTGTCATCTCCCTACTGGACATCCCAGCATGGCCTCCTGCGACCTCCCAGCTTCCGTGTCTGCCAAGCTCCCAGAGGGCCAGGGCCGGACCTTGGCTGCCTCAGATAGGGTGCCAGCTGTGCCCTGCACAACTCCCTCTGCCAATGGCTTATGGAGTCGTACAGGGCAGAAGCCCTAGGGAATAAGCCAGTTGGgtcccatgccacagctcaccagcTGAGCTCGGCCAGCCCAAGGTGCACAGAACTGGGCAGCAAGGCAGAAGGGATAGGGTGGCTTTGGAGGACGTCTGATTCCTGACTTCCCACTTCCAAAGCTGGGGATATAGGCCTTGGAGTCAGGCACATTGTGGGGCCAAGGAGAAAGGATCCCCAGGATTCGGTTCCCACTTCTGAGCCATGAATGCCGCTGGCTGTCTGCCGCTGGTGAAAACTGTGGGCCCTTCTCAGAATATTGCCTTGAAATGTGCAGAATAAAATGCATAGGATGACAAAGGAAACCAACCTTTTTGGggggccgcccccgtggcatatggaagttcccaggccaggaactgaatctgagctgcagctgtcacccgagctgctgcagttggattcttaactcgctgcaccacagcagggtcTCCAAACCGACCCTTTTGAAATACccttataaaaatatgaaaaaaataaattgcaattcGGAAATATAGGCAATTCCTTATTAAAGCATTAATTAAGATCTAGTGTTAGTGTCCTAATGACCATACGTTCCAAAGAGTGATGGATATAAACAGTATTTGGAGATCCATTCAGAGATCATTGCGACCACGGATCTGTCAGGTGCCTAAGAGCCAAGAGCCACAATCAAACATTTGTGACAAAATTGCCAATAGTTCCATTCACAGCTACGTGGTCCTCCTGCCTCTGTTCATAACCTTAGTTATATGTTAGCTAAAGATGGAATAGTGTTCCCGTCCAACCTCACGGGTCCCTGGCATTCCACGCCCCAGTTAAGAGTTCCATGAACCAGGAAGGGTCAGTGAGTCATGCCACAGCCCGGGTAGTGGGATGGGGCCATGGGGCCAGAACCACCAGGGCCAGGGAAGACTTCTGAATGGAACTTCTAAGGTTTgggggtgttcccgttgtggcttgagcgggttaagagcctgactggtatctatgtgGACAGGGGTTCCATTCCTAGCCCCACTCAGAGGattaagggatctggcatggccacaagctgtggtgtaggtcgcagatgcggcttgaatctggcatagctgcggctgtggtgtaggccagcagctgtagctctgattagacccctcgcctgggagcttccatatgtcttAGGTGGgggtctaaaaagaaaaaaggaaaaaaaaaagaaagaaactggtttTGGCTTTTGTTCCagagacaggcaggcagacaTGGAGAGAGGATGCAGGGAAGTCGTGAGCAGGTAGGGGAACCATAGATACCACCCGCTGGAGCTCACAGCTCCCTGTGGAGGGTGGAAACAGGGCCCCAGAAGTGAAGGACCTTGCCCAGAGCTGGGTGGCAGGAAGCGGCAGGCCCCCATGAAGACAGTTCCATTTGAATTCAGAGCCCTGGCTCAGCCCCATCTGAGACTGGAggatacccccccacacacactgccAAGGATCGAGTCAGGGGAGAAGGCAAAAAGCTGGGGCTCAAGAACCAGACGGGCTGGATTCTTCACTTATTTGTGTGACTTGGAGATATTTACTTTCTTTGCACCTTTGTTTCTTCATCCAGGAAACGGGAACCATAGTCCTTCCCTCACAGAGAAACAAAATGCCATTAAAACCCACCTGCAGTGCGCAGAGCCCCAAGCCTGGCGTGGAGCAGTCCTCTGGGGAATTCAGCTGTCCTTATTAGTAGAACGTTCTTCCAGAGTCAGCAGAGTCAtacacccacccccccacctcctagCCCCCGTCCTTgtctctggcctgagaattcTGAGGGGTGGGGGCATGGGATCACCCCAGGGTCCAGAGCGGCTGGCCTGCCCTTCGCCccggggggaggtgggggtggctcGGTAGCCATGCAATCACTGCAGGTGAGAAAATGGTTGAGGAAACAGCAGTTTCAGCAGAATCCACCTCTTgctggaagaggagaaggaggggcgGGTTTCTGCTCAAGGGTCAACGTGGCCCCACCCCTGGGGCACAGGAGTTCACGTCCACGGCGAGGAGAAGTGGTGGAGGGTTCATGGAAAGACTGTGAGCCTGGCATCAGACTGACTTGGCCATGCGGGCCGTGCGCCGCCCTGCTCCAGGGACGCCATTGGTGTAGACCATGCAGGCGGTTATGCAATCCCAGACACCTCGCCTGTGTtccagcctggctctgccactccctTGTTCTGTAACCTTGAGCCAGCCGCTCACCCGGCTTACCCTCTAGAGCTCACGTATAACAGGAGACCACCACACGCACCTGAGGCTGTAACTACCAGCATGAAAACGCTCAGATCCTAAGAGTTTCTCAATAAAAGCAGCTTCGTCTTCTTGAAACCCTCCTTCAAGCTTAGGGTACCAAGGGCAGGAGGTGTAAGAGGGGAGCCCAGCCTGTACCAGGTGGACAGAACCAGAGGGGCAGGGCAGTTGAGACAGTTGAGAGAGGAGCCCCACTGTCCCAGCATGCAGCCCCTTCCTTTGGCAAACACAGAGTGGGCAGGTTCCCCCAGGAGGCTTGGACACCAGCAACCCCTCCCCTGGAGGCTTCCTTTAGGCTAACAATTCCCCCGCCCTCCCTTCCTGGGCCTGCTCTGTCTAGGAGGGTGGGCCCcttggacttcctgtcatggctcagcggaaacaaacctgactagtatccacgaggatgcaggttcaatccctggcctcactcagtgggttaaggatccggcatggctgtgagctgtggtgtaggccacagatgcggcttggatccagcactgctgtggctatggtgtgggccagcagctgtagctctgatttgacccctaccctgggaacctccatatgccgcaggtgtgagcctaaaaagacaaaaaatttaaaaaaaaaaaaaaaaaaaggtgggtggGCCCCCGACTTTGGAATCGTCTGACTTCATTCCTGCTCCAGGTTCCCTCCCAGGCCTGCGGTCTCTAGCTTTGGGGGCCTCATGAGGGAAAGGGGGGACCTTGAGACTCCTAAGACTATGATCAGGGTTTACTAGACAATTCTCCGCACAACATAGGGATGGGAGGAACCTTTCACATATTCTGTAAATGAGAATGACGCCTCCTGGAGTTGTGCAAAGCAGTGGTCATGCCAGGATTATTAGAAAGAAGACCCTCACCATTCCCGAAACTTTTcagtgattcattcattcaggaaaaAATTTGCTCTGAAACCTCAAGGGTCCTGAGCTCCAAGGATCCAGATACTACAAAACGgtctctgtcctcatggaactCACCTCTCAGCAGAAAGAACAAATACTACTTATGATGTCAcagaaatgaatatatttttatgtgctcTGATAAAGCCAGGGAAGGCCAGGGTGCCCAGCAGGGATTCACATTTCCCAGGGCCAGGTTTCACCTGGACGAGCTCCCATCTCATCTAGGGATCCTCACCTGAGCCCCCTGCAGTCCACAAGGGGTCTGGATTATAACGTCTAGGCTCCCCGAGGTCAAAGACAAGGTAGTGagtgctttgctttgttttttatttcccttttttttttctttttggtctttttagggccacacctgtggcatatggaggttcccaggctgggggtctaattggagctacagctgccggcctacaccacagccacatgggatcggagccacgtctgcgacctacaccacagctcacggcaacgctggatccttaacccactgagcgaggccagggatcgaacccgcaacctcatgtttcctagtcagattcgttcccactgcaccacgacgggaactcttttatttccctttttatagaGGACCTTGGACTTGGGAATCAATGACTGAATGGCATGGGCTCTCCCCACACTGCCACAAATGGCCTGTTTTCTCTGGGGAAAGGAGGAGACGTGACTCTGGGATGCAGGCCCCTCCCGCAGCTTCACTCTTTCCCTCCCGCCCTCAGGAAGCCTACTGCGCCTACACCATCATCCTCATGGCGCTCCTCTGGTGCACGGAGGCTCTGCCCCTGGCCGTCACCGCCTTCCTCCCTGTCATCCTATTCCCCATGATGGGCATCATGGATGCCTCCAAGGTAAGCCTCCCATCTGCGGGAGGAAGGGCTCCCAGGgaccggggaggggggggtctgCCCTAGGAGGCTGGTGATGGAGGAAGCCTCGTCATAGGCAGGGGCCATGGAAGAGGGCTCCCTGCTTCTGCTGGGCAGGTCAGGGGGCACTGAAGGCAGAGGCAGCTAGAAGATCAGGGGAAGGCATTCTAGAAAGGCCAGGTGCATACCTGGTGTCGAGTTAACTCCAAGTGGgagcaggagctcctgtcatggctcagcggttaacaaacctaactagtatccatgaggacgtgagttcaatccctggcctcgctcagtggattaaggatctgccgtggccgtgagctgcggtgtaggtcgcagacatggctcggatcctgtgttgctatggctgtggtgtaggtcggcagctgtagctccaattagacccctagcctgggaatctccatatgctgcgggtgcagccctaaaaagacaaaatacaaaaagaaaaaaagggggggaggggagcaacTGGGCCTGGACCAGGGAGGAGGAAAAGTCTTTATCCAGGAAAGGGGGCCTTGAGAGCCAACTAAAGAGCTTGTaagaatagatagatagatagataaaaattagttaatagtaaacacacacacacacatacaagctTGTATCCTTCTAGTTCAGTGGCTCTGAAACTTGACCGTGCACTGGGATCACCTGCAAGGCTAATGAAACCACAGACGGCTGGGCCCTACCCCCGAGTTTCCGATTCAGTAGATCTGGTCAAGGTCTAAGCCTTTCATTGCTAGCAAGTTCCAGTTAGGGGTGATGCTGACCCAAGAACACTCTGAGCACTGTTTTTCTAGAAACAGCATTCAGTGATCTATCTCCCAGCCAGTGGCTTGACACACGAGTGGAGTCTGGCTCCATGATCGCTCCGTCACTCCTGAAGGGAGAAAGAATGAGTTTGGCAGGAAGAGGGGACACCGGTTAATATTAAAGGGCGCGTGATCCAAAGACCATTTCCATGTGGGTCTAAGAGCCCAGGGGACCAGCCTCTGCGGGAATATGAGCGCCGGCACCCTGTGAGGCCAGAGGCATGCGGGGACCCCTTCTGCTTCTCAACCGTCCCCGTCTGCCAGGTCAGCGTTGAGTACCTTAAGGACTCCAACATCCTATTCATCGGGGGGATGCTGGTGGCCATCGCCGTGGAGCACTGGAATCTGCACAAACGCATCGCCCTCCGCGTGCTCCTCATCATCGGCATGCGGCCCGCCCTGTGAGTTCCCACGAGCCAAGACCAGAGCCCCTGggccaggcgggggcgggggggggggggtgttctggGGATCCAGTCCCTGAAGGGATGCTGGAACACCAGTGTGTCTGTCCGTCCGTGCCTAGGCTGATCCTAGGCTTCATGGTGGTTACGGCCTTCCTGTCCATGTGGATCAGCAACACGGCCACCACTTCCATGATGGTGCCCATCGCCCACGCCGTTCTGGAGCAGCTGCACGAGATACCGgtgggcaaggatgtggaggagggcaggggcaaTCCCGCCTTTGAACTCCAGGAACCGAGTCCCCAGAAGGAAGAGACCAAGCTTGATGAGAAAGGTGAGGCCAGGCCTTGCCCCCCAACCCTCGGTTCTTGGGGAGGCTCTGAAGCCATGTCCATGATGGGAGGGGTCATCTTGGCAGCTTGAGGGACAGAAGAGGGAGGTGAGCAGTGCAGCGACCAATTTGTCCTGGCTTGCCGGGATTTTCCTGGTTTTGAGATGAAAAGTCCCACAGGCTAGGAATTCCCTCCGTCCTGAGCAAACCAAGCTGTGGTTCTCCTTGGCAAGCAGGGAGCAGGAGCCTGGGTGGGCCGTCAGGGCTCCAGGCTCCATTCTTCCCTGTGATTTGCATAATcttctttctctgtgcctcagtttccctctctcaAGAGAGAGGtggtagagttcccatcgtggctcagtggtaatgaacctgactagtatccatgaggacgtgggttcgatccctggcctcgctcagtgggttaaagatctggcattgctgcaagctgcagtgcaggtggcacatgcagctcggatctggcattgctgtggctgtggtgcgggctggcagctgcagctctgatgcaacccctagcctgggaacttccatatgcctttaggtgtggtcctaaaaagacccaaaaaaagagagagagatgtgtctgagggtcactgccacctGAGACTCCAGAGGGTGCTGGCCCTTGCAGGCCTGAGGCAGCCTCTACCCTCCCCCAAGCCCAGGTCTAGGCTGCTGGCTCACAAGGTGCCCCCAGAGGCCATGGAACCCCCCGCTGTGCTCCCTGGAGCTGGCCGTGCATCCACCAGAGACCTGAGCCCTCCTTTGTTTCCAGACGACAAGCAGGATCTCCCTGTCCCAGCTGCCCCTTCGGAGTCCAAGACACAACAGAATGAGGAGCAGCTCCGCTTTACCCAGGGCATGAGCCTGTGTGTGTGCTACTCGGCCAGCATCGGGGGCATCGCCACCCTGACGGGCACCACACCCAACCTGGTGCTGCAGGGCCAAGTCAACTCGTGAGTGACTGAGGGGCAGGGGGTCTGCATTCTGACTGGGAGGGCAAATGGAGCTGGCTTGCTGCTGGGCAATGCCACACATCATCAGCCTGTACCCCTCCGCAGGATCTTCCCCCAAAACCCCAATGTGGTGAACTTCGCCTCCTGGTTTGGCTTTGCCTTCCCCATCATGGTCATCTTGCTGCTACTTTCCTGGCTGTGGCTGCAGATCCTCTTCTTAGGGTTCAAGTAAGTGGCAGCGCGGGTAAGCGATGCCCTGGTGCCTGCTCTTACCCTCTGGAGGCTTCCAGTTGGGTACCCAGTTAGCCCTGTGGAAAAGGACTTGACCCCCATCCCAGTGAGACCTCTCCTCCCAAGGCCTTTTCATACACttgtccccaccccctgccaactTCAGGGGATTACTGGTTGGACAGTATTACCCCATTTATctgatgagcaaactgaggctcaaggcATGGTACACAACTACATGGGTCAGTGCCGGAGCTGAAAACCAGTTCTTGATGCCCAGGCCAGGTCCCAGTCTATAATGATCCATAGTCCTTTGGCAGGTGCTGAAGGAGCACATGCTATGAGTGCCGTCAGTTATAAAAGCACTTGTGCTCCTACTGTGTGCTGACACTGCACTTGTGAATACTAGAAGCATTAGGCACAGCCCCTGTCCTTGGAGCTCACCATCTAATGGGTAGTGATAAGACGGAGGCAGTGACAGAGGGAAGAGCACGTGCTGTAGAAGCACAGCCCGGGATAGTGGAGATTCTGGAAGGTCCCTGGCAGAGATGATGCCTGAACTGAATCTTGTGGAGTTAGAAGTCAGCCAGCTAGGGAATGGGGTAAAGGCATTCCAGCAGCAGGAAGAGCTTGTACAAAGACACAGAGACAAGAAGGATGGGTTTGAAGGAACTCTAGTTCTGTGTGGTTGAAATATAAGGAGCAAAAAGGACCATCAGGATATGAAGCCAGAGAGGTAGGCAGAGGAAGATTACGGGGGCTCCTGTGTGCCACATAGAGTGTGGACCTTGTTCTTGAGGCCAAGAGTAGTAAATAGGTTTTATTCCTCCTATTTCCAGTCCCTGATTACTAGTAGTCACTAGAGATCTGGGTTGAAAATCATGTGAGACCTTGCTGGGGCTCAACTGGAATCAAGTCTgggattgattagtgatgtctgctaTGAATACAGGTTAAGAGTGGTGGTATGAGTATCATTGTGGTTCTTATTTGTCCTTCCTGCCCAGGCAGTGCTGAGCCATtgaaagtttttggtttttttgtatgGCTCCACCCATGATGTGGTGCTCTGGTTCACTCGGGAGCCAGGCTTTTTCCAGGGCTGGGGCAACCTGGCTTTTTCTAATGCTTCTAGTATtcacatgtggaatttcctgagccaggaattgaatttgagctacagctacaggccacaccccagctacagcaatgccagatcctttaaaccgcTTCACTGGGCTGGGGAGCAAACACACACCTCTACagcaaaccaagccactgcagttggattcttaacccacggtgccatggcaagaactcccATTGGAAGTTTTTAAGTACTGTTGCTATACTTTGGAACAATCACTTGGGAAGGTACAAGGAGGCTAGCTTGAGGTTGGGGGCTACCAAGCAAGGTGGTAGTCAAAGAGATCGGCACAGCGCCAGGCACCATGAAGGAATTCAAAGATGTGTGAAGCATGGCATTTGCCCTTGAGGAACTCACAATCCAGCACGGGAGTTGAGCTTCACCCAAAT
The Phacochoerus africanus isolate WHEZ1 chromosome 14, ROS_Pafr_v1, whole genome shotgun sequence DNA segment above includes these coding regions:
- the SLC13A2 gene encoding solute carrier family 13 member 2 isoform X1, whose product is MTEWHGLSPHCHKWPVFSGERRRRDSGMQAPPAASLFPSRPQEAYCAYTIILMALLWCTEALPLAVTAFLPVILFPMMGIMDASKVSVEYLKDSNILFIGGMLVAIAVEHWNLHKRIALRVLLIIGMRPALLILGFMVVTAFLSMWISNTATTSMMVPIAHAVLEQLHEIPVGKDVEEGRGNPAFELQEPSPQKEETKLDEKDDKQDLPVPAAPSESKTQQNEEQLRFTQGMSLCVCYSASIGGIATLTGTTPNLVLQGQVNSIFPQNPNVVNFASWFGFAFPIMVILLLLSWLWLQILFLGFNFPKNFGFGDQMKEKKRAAFEVIRREHKQLGPLSFAEKAVTVLFVLLVVLWFTREPGFFQGWGNLAFSDEDGKSMASDGTVALLIAVIMFTVPSKIPGLTQEPGNPGKLKPPPALLNWNIVKEKLPWNIVILLGGGFALAKGSEESGLSKWLGDRLTPLESMPPPAIAFIICLLTAIFTECTSNVATTTLFLPILASMSQAICIHPFYVMLPCTLSSSLAFMLPVATPPNTIAFSFGGLKVTDMARAGLMLNILGVLVITLAINSWSIPMFNLRHYPSWARSNTTTCGVSQANTTTPSP